The window CCACGGGCAACAATCATTGCTCTCCTTAAGATTTTCCACATGTCACCTGCAAAAGTTGTCACATAGCCATCTTTCGCCAATtgcttaatagaaataagatTATTTCTTAGGCTTGGAACATGTCTCACACTGTCCAACTTCCATATATACACATTCAGTTTGATCTGTACTTCACTTTTGCCAATGATATCACATGCTTAGTCATCACCTAGATATACCTTTCCCAGATTACCTAAGAcataattctcaaataattctctaCTTGAGGCAGCATGAAATGATGCCCCTGAATCCAACATCCACGATTTTGTTTTGCTCTGTAAAAAGCAAATGAAAGCATCATCCGATTCTTCTAACATAACATAACATTTGCATTGGTCTTGTTGTCACCTTCCTTATCCTTCTTGGTAACCTTACACTCATTCTTATAGTGTCCATTCTTTCCACAGTTCCAACATTTCATATCTTTCTTACTCATCTGATGttgagaatttttagaatttttggattttggcaTGTCATTCCTCGATTTGGATTTGTCACacttattatctttattttggtttttgtcTTTGCTCTTCATGTTTAATGTTGATCCTGAATTGGAAAAACTTTCTTCATACTTCTTGATTTCCTCGGTCATAATCATGTCCATTACTTCCGAAAACACCAATTTCGATTTTCCGGATGAACTACTGATTGAAGTGACTATGTCTTTCCAACTTTCAGGCAATTAACTAGGGATTAATAAGGCTTAaatctcatcatcaaatttaatattaactGAATTTAATGGATCCATGAtcttattaaattcattcaagtGTTGCTTGAAATTCCTATTCTCAGGcatcttcaaattaaacaactttTTAATCAGGTATACCTTATTTGTTGCAGAGGGTTGTTCGTACATGCTTGTTAAGGCAACCATGAGAGACACTAttgtgttcttttttttttatgttgaagGCAACCGATTTCGATAGGGTTAGCCTAATTGTACCAAGGGCTTTGCGATCTAACAAGTTCAATTCATTTTCATCCATCGAATATGACTTTTCTCCTAATGGAAAATATAAATCTTTTTGGTACTATAGATAATCGTCCATCTATATCTTCTAGAAACTGAAATTCGTACCATTGAATTTCTTGGTTTTGTATGAATCCTTCTTTGATCTCATTACTTCTGCTACGGTGTTTGGTTAAACACATCAAACCAAGTTTTTGCAAACCTAAGGCTCTAATACCAGTTTAACCAAATCATGAACATATAAAACACAAGGtttttaatgtggttcaacAATCAATATGATCCTTATATACATGAAGTACACCAACACTCAAGAATCCACTAATCAAAATGAATGAGAAGGAGTACAATGATGAAGATCTCAAAAAACCTCTCAATTGCCATTGCACTctctaaaaaacaaaaccctaaaacatAAAAGGGTTAAAATGTAGAATATGGACAAACTTGTCaatcatcatataaaatatataatatgaacTCAACCCCTGCGAGCTGATTGGGCAATTTGACCCTCGACATCCCAAGCAAAGCACACCAAAGCTGGTTCAAGCTTTACAATCCAACAAAGAGTATCTAAATTCGATTTTCACTATAAATTATCCTAGACCATCAGATTCCCTGAGAGACACCCAAAATACTATAATAAGTTGTAACCATTCTTCTGCTTTAAATGGGCCATGCAACCTATAATCTCACTCGGACCATTAACAAAAATCTGTAGCCCAGCCCAATAAAgatgaaaaagtgaaaacacAGTCTACTCCATGAATTCACGTGGGACACATTCTTTGGCTGAAATCAAACCACTAATGGAAACCCATGAAATCTCTACAGTAGGTTATGTCCCTAATTCAACAATATCTTTTGGGCTGGCCCATGGGTTGCCCCTTGGACTCGGCTACAATTTAAACCTAAGTGAAGTACCACAGTTTCGAAGGACTTTTATAATCACTGCAATTGTACAAGTGGAACCTGGATCCAGATGTGGATCCCTATGAAAATTGGaagcaaaaattaaaaagtaacaaaaaaaaagaaaaaaaagcatgTTATCggtatttttagtaattttttatttttatattatttattttacaaaatgtttaaaaaaaaaaaaattaaatttgtgattaaaaaaactaaaaaatacttataaaatatactgaaaaataacattaacatatgtattttatatatatatatatatatataattttttatttatttcacaaattaaatataaatattacataACATATTTCATTGTATATATATCTTGTCCTTTAAATATAACATTCAAGAATATCATATCCAGTGAAAAttatatcttaagatatatGTTTCATGTCCAATGGGTTATCATATccttatatatacatataatatcttattttatctcGTCAACTAAACATAACTTTAGTTATTTTAAGggttttcattttataattatatccaaaaatttaagattttttcttgatatttagaGGTAAATGCACCAGAAACTtcaaggttatgtttgatttttagaaagtattaagaaaagaataaaatgcTAAGACAATATTTGGTTCtcataaaatgtaaaagaaaaaaaaataaagaggaaaagtaaaaggaaagaaaatgtgaaaaaaaatataaaaataagtataaagtcaataaattatttttatatattactttaatattaagattaaataatttgaaaatacatcaatttctaactaattttaattatattttatttttttaatatttttcatattccaactaatatatgcattttttttcttttattaatatttttgaagaaccaAAGATAACCCACCGAAAACAATTTTCTCGTGTTTAATTGTActataaaaatacaaaagaaaatcaatatgattaaaattggtttaaaatttatgtattttcaaattatttaatcgaGGTAAAATAcgttaaataagtttaaattatatgaaaataatttattaattttattttcttttttcttttttcttttttttaactttttctccctattttattttctttcaaatttcgaACAACTAAATATAGTGGAAATAAAAGGGAGGAAGGGGTGTCTAAATTATATGGGTCTTCTAAATTGAAACATACATTCAAATCTTATTGGGACCCATTCCATGCATGCGAacattaatgaaattaaaaaaactatagcATTTTGCTTCACTTTTAGGTCGGATCGTTTTGaacttcataaaaaattaaaaacattaaacaaGGAAGCTTGGAGATGGGTAGCtgaataaatgaattttgacAAAGAAGCCTTTTGAATTTTGACAAAGAattcttttgaatttctttaatttaaatatacttCTCTGATTTCACGTATTAATTAAATTTCgttatttggtaattattttttaaaatattttttttgttattcagaacaaaaaaggacaaaaaaaaaaaacaagtttaataataaaaaaaaattatatttttatttttaagaatagaaaataaatttttttcaaaaaatatcttttaattgttttatgttctttttatttattttttgaggactattttaaaaaataattatacaataatataaaatgattaaaaataagacacgagatataaaaactatttaaaaagattaaaaacatgttaaaatattttaggttttcaaacaagcttttaatttataaaaatggggcaataatttttaataactgtttttaaattgGTTTGGAGgagtattttaaaatacaattaccAACGTACCCTTTTAACTTTTTGTCCAACAAACTCTTGTAGCAACCTtgaatcaaattataataatattaaaatgaatgacTTGTAGGCATGGACGACTTTTCATTGAATAAGACAGtaagatgaaaacaaatataGAGACACACTTCCAAGAATGGAGTGGACGATATATTTCCTGGATCGATCCTGCTGGACCTCAAACTATGaatgaaaaatgtaaataatctGAGTCTGAATCTTTCTTTAAGGTTTGATATTGTCTACCACTTTGTTCTTAAGCATTTTCAACTTATCTTGGAAGTAGAAGAAAAATGGATTGAGCCCATGGTCTAATAACCAAGGAGATGTCACTATGATCGCCTCATCGTCTGAATTTCAATACGAAAATGGTGCAATTAACATTATATAAAATTGAGTACAGTCATCAATACCATAAAATATTAGGTCATATTATTCGATCCAAACAAGAAAATTGCAGGATTAAGAGTACATTATTCTCCGATAACTTTTACAGGAACATACACTAGATGTCCATCAATTATATTTCTTTGCCACAAGGCAAAGAGCATTCTTCTTGTGCATTGTGATACCAGGTTTGACATCGGTGTCTATGTCTTCCTTGTTCATTCCAGGAGGCATTTCCCAGTCAAACGAGTGAAGAAGATTAGCTAGTGTCAGCTCCACTGTCACAACTCCGATATGCAATCCTGGGCAAATTCTTCGGCCTGCTCCGAATGGTATCAGCTTATACTGCTGTCCTCTGAAGTCCACGGAAGAACCCAAGAATCTCTCCGGTATGAACTCTTCTGGGTTTTCCCAGGCCTCAGGATCTCTTCCAATGGCCCATGCATTCACAAACACTAGGGTTTTGGGTGGTATCTCATACCCATCTATACTGCACTTCTGAAGTGTCTCTCTTGGAACTAGCAGTGGAACTGAAGGAAGCAGCCTCATTGTCTCCTTCACTACTGCCTTGAGATAAGGAAGCTTCTCAACATCATCTTCCCCTATTAATCCATTCTTCCCAAATGTATTTCTCACTTCTTCTTGGGCTTTCTTCATCACTCTGGGATTCTTCATTAATGCTGTCATCGCCCAAGTCACGGTGGCTGCGCCTGTGTCTGTTCCTCCTAGAAATATATTCtgcaaagaaaattaatattcaagttaaaaaagattaataatATTCAAGTTAGTGAAAGATTGATTACCATGAGCACTCCTTTAATGTGATCCCAAGTGATATCAATGGCAAAGTCGTTATCCTTCCGCAGTCCAATTAAGACATCAGTGATGTCCTCtagttcttgtttttttctgtCTGGTTTCAGATGTTCTTCAATCATTTCCTGGTAGAACAAATCCATTTCCCTGAAAGTTTTCTCGAGCCTGGCAGTCAGGCCGGTGAGTTTATCAAGCCAACCCATCAACGGAAAATGATCAGAGAAAAAGAAGCTTCCCAACATAGCCTGGGCATCATTTAGAAGTCCATGAAATCTAATTCTTTCACATCCTTCACCCTCGTACCTCTTCCCGAAAGCAACCCTACAGATTATGGTGCTTGTGAGAAACATCAGTGCCTCGCTCAAGTTGATAAGTTTGGAAGCAGATGCCAACTTGGaaaatttttcaatcatttgGGAAACCTCATATTCCCGAATAGGAGTATAGGATTTAACCCTTTTCAAGGTGAAGAGATGAAAAACACAAATCCTTCTCATTTCTCTCCAATAATCGTTGTTTGGTGAAAAGGCCAAATCTAGGCAGTTGTAAGATAGCCTTCGAGGGCCGATCAAGGAAGGCCTACTTGCAAATTCAAGATCATGTGTTTTCATGACCTCCTTTGCTATTCTGGCAGAAGAAACCACTATGGTGGGGACGAAGCCGAGGCGCAAGGACATGAGGGGTCCGTATTTTTTAGAGAGTTGCCATAAGTAGCGATGAGGGGCTGAGTTATCCATCTGGTGCAGGTTCCCAATGAAGGGAAGCCCAGGAGGACCCGGTGGAAGGTGGAGTAGTCCTCCATTTTTTCTGTGTTTTCGATGAAGAAACAAGAGCAAGAGAGGAAAAGCTAGAATGACAAAAAGCAACAGCGTCATGGTGTGAAGATCTTCGCTGCTGTGAGTTTGTGCTATGTAAGGAATGTGCAGAAGATGAAtcctatatataatataattcgTGCAAGTGCATCGTGAAGCCTACATACTCTGTCACATTGCTAAATCCAAACTTTACCCCCATAATCATAAATTCGAATACTACTTAATTAACAAATAGAGAagtaactcatttaataattaaattcttttatttaataataagattaaaagtgGGTTTGTCCCCATCTAAactattttctcttaaaatgtttttagaaaaatcatctattaagcattttttaataaaacattacaagtaattttcaaacactatcaagtgatttttcaggtttttaaaaaaaaaaattaaattttttcaaatatctattttttttttcaaaaatattttttagattaaaaattttgcttaaaatcattgtcaaatagaCCCTAAGTGAGATCTTGtatgaatttatataatttaagtatatttgacAATGTTTCTactataagtatttttttagtggatttgttttttcttaatatgattttaagaaaatcattcgtagtgttaaaaaattagttatagtattttttggaaaaatacttcaaaaataattctcctaaaaacacttttagaaaaaatataatttctaaaaacacttcgaataaaaatattgtcaaacacatttttaatattttaacaaaaaatattttatgtaactatttattaaacatattatatatgTTCATTGATATGAATTTGATTCAAATCCGAATATACTCAACTTGAGTATGATTCATGTTGACCAAGCTTATAAAATTTCGTGACCTCTATATTAATATTTCCATATTTCTCTATCATCAAAGAAAGCTAGCTAGGATGCATGCTTTTGTATTTTTGCAGGCTCTTCTTTCCCAAGTCCTCAGCCATATGGAAACTCCATGGGTTGGTTATgagagtgcatgatatacaaTGATCATATACAGCAGGGGAAATGTTTTCATCGACCCAAGAATTCAGTATGTGGAGATATGCTAGAGCAGATCTCAACAAACAGGGccttaattttaaaacatgtaaACCCTTAAATTTGCCATACAAGAAAACACGTGCATGTCAGACATAAATTATAAGTGGGATAGGAGTCATCAGGGTAATTgacattaatattataaaaaaaaatttgaatattaaaaataatataaataaaatataaaatataaaatataataatttttaaaattattgtattatttttctaaaatcttaGGAATCCTAGGAATCTTAGGATAATGCCATAAATCTTTCGTCACCCCCTTGTCTACAGTAAGACTCTCTTAGGGCATGCtcagaaaattcaaaatgtaaTTATCATGCTAGTCAACGTCGCAATGATCGTGAAGATATTTGAGTACGAAAGTATAAAGGAAATGATCAAATTtatatcttcaaataaattaaataacaatttaattttatttctacttttgtttttatttttattttaagctCTCAACAtctttcaagaatttttttcaacGATTTAGGACTAacattcatttttctaaaaatatataagataaattcataattttggatgatgttttatttatatttcttatattttaatatttttaaataatattataaataaaaaataatttaatactaacaaccattattaaattcatttattttattttattatattctaagattttacaattatatctttattttctttttaaaattgatatatatatatataacattttaaatgtaaatttatatattatatacatttaaatatattgttactatttaacattttaaatatatatttacatattatatacatttaatacTCACAATTACTAATTTATATTACAcacaattacttttttttttatattacatacatttaaatatctattttaataaatcaaataacatttgagttttatttatacttttatttttatatctcactgttttacaataatttttcaatgatttaagactaacattaattttaaaaaatatatacgataaattaataatttcagaTAATattgtatttctattttttagattttaatattttgtaaatcatattttatgcaaatatatagatatatgattattctattattattattttctattctcaatttaccaatattttattttattttaaattttaaattttaatattttataaaacatattatttgattaataaatatAAGCAATAATccaattatttcatattaattaaataaactaatatcacttttattttttgaatgatttaatccATTCATCTCtatataatgataatttacaacaaataatattctaaaaaaattagcataaatccaataaattaaaatatatatatatatatataacaataataaatatctatcatgcattataaaataaatatgaaacaaaggcaaaaatattacctaggaataaaataacataacttttattttttttaatgatttaatctatttaaaataataatttccaataaatattattcaaacaaatattacataatccaaataaatttaaaaacttatataataataaaaaccatacattacaaaataacttgaaataaaagtaaagcaaaaaatattatctttcaaGATAACCGGTGTGAGTGTTCGAAGAAAAGAGATGAAATATGCAAAGAAGTTCCCAGAGAGCAATGAGATGGAAAGTGAAAAATTGGATAGTAAAAAATTGAGtttcaaatatggaaaaatgaaaaaatgaggATGAAGAGGTTTGAAGCCGATTTATATTGTAagtgaaattgagaaaatgtaTGATAAGTATAGTGTGTAGGATAAGGGGTGAACATTTGAATGTTTCAGAAGAAATGACAATACTTGAAATTGTCAAATTGCTGGAGCATTTTAACATTTCAGAAGAAATGACAACACCTTAAACGGTATACAAATTGGTTGAGTGCTCCAATAGAATTGTAATGTAATAGTGTAGTGTGTGAAGTGGAGTGTAATAAGTAAAATTCTCCTATGGACTATGGGTATAGTACATTGTTGGACTTGGGGAAATGATATGATGTGTGTAATGGAGGCTTTGTGGTAAGTtaaattctcttaaaaagatgtgaaattattcattttacaatcaaattttaacttaaagattaatatttttaatcttaaaatttatataataaaattaatttaaaaattaaaacaaaacaaaattatgtatcttataaataattatttaataaattaataacaatttttttaaaactcatttttcacataaattgataatagtttttttaattccaaagtaagagaaaaaaaataatagataaatattatttatcttatattaaatttagcatgttatttatatattaaatttaataaataaaattaattatcttataatatatatttataataattatattattgtataagtggaataaagaatggaaaaacggactttttgaaggtttttttttttttttttttgaaaatcatatcttcaagagatgatttctcacttcttatttttttttttggaaatcgtctctttaagagacaatttctcatataaaaaatggaattttagcaATCGTGTTTTgcaaagatgattttttttataatttttttaaaagttcataAATCATCTTTTGAATAGATGATTTTTCacttacaatttattttctctttcctatCTGGACAAAATTAtaatagatttggaattattttttaaaactatcatactcttataaaaaaattcggCTCCTCTTTCTTCACCCTTATGGAAACTCGGATTTTTGATAAAAGTACGgcagtttaaaaaaataattcttaaactaccgttatggaaaaaataatttcaaatttatcatagTTTTTTCCAAGTAGAAGAGAgaatcttatttcattttaaaattatctcttTGAAAAAcgatttatatataaaaaaaatcgtcttttgaaggtacgatttctaaaattcatttttaaaaaaatttacacactaaaatcgtctcttcaagagacaattgGGAGAAGTTGGCTCTTGAAGAAACGATTTCCTCCATGTTTGGgagaaatcatctcttcaataAACGATTTTctccccaaaaaaaaatctaattttctattccctacaatttttttaattaatgatatatttttaataatataattattataaatatatattataaaattaattaattctatttactaaatttaatatataaaaaattatgattattgagatatttatcaacaataatatttataaaaatataaatcatgtttaatatttagatatagatttttttattatttctttgttgATGGTTCATATGGACAAGATTATTAGTTTTTTGAACTTatgataataattgatttttttttttttatcatggttgatactttattaattgttgggaTATTTGTTGGTTTTAGTATTTACATGAACAATATTATTGGTTTTCTTATAATCACGATAGTAGGTGACTTagattatttaatattaaaaatatttgatattaagGATTGACTTGGTATTTGAATTTTCAGGTTTTTATTTggatatatagtttttaaaaaaatgatttcttaatttttatttattcttttttatttgatcgATTTTCTTGAAACCTATAAcattaaaacttgaaaacaaataaaaaattttatataacaaaatatttcctcaatttatttgtaataaaaaatagttaatcatttctaattttaagtgtattaaattattttaaaagaaatattttattatattttcaaattactttagttgcttatcatttataattactaaataaaatattttaatatacaaattattattatttcttttaaaattgattaatacttaaaaaattatatctcttaatgctgaaaattttattgaaaattaatttattgaataataaattaatttatttttctatattttattcattttatagttaaatttaaattaaagattaatatttttaattttaaaatttatataataaaattactttaaaaattaaaataaaacaaaattatttattttgtaaataattatttgataaattaataacaaatttgttttttataaacgcatttttcacataaaattgataataattttttaattacaaagcaaaagaaacaaaaaaacattggataaatattatttatcttataaataaaaaacaatatcaaagtaaaataattttatgagttataattaattgaattaatttaaataaaaaattgaagattaagaagaaaatatttttaaatcaatatctaaatattaaacctaatttatatttttatatatattattgttgataaatatatcaataatcataattttttatatattaaacaatttttgctttcaaatgagaaaatcgtctcttgaattgacaatttctcccaacttttttttttctttttttaagaaaattttcttatttaaaaaataattggtgaggatattttttttcttttttaagaaattaatcttTTCAATAGACGATTTTAGtgtgtaaattttttaaaatatgaattttaaaaattatatctttaaaagACTATTTCTTTGGCATATAAATCATAgacaattttaaaaggaaataatgttttcttttttatttggtaaaaactacaataaatttgaaattatttttttcacaatggtaatttaagaattattttttaaaactgcaTTACTCTCGTAAAAAAATCCATGGAAACCCCACGGTTTGTTTATGATCATGACCCTTGTACGTACCATATAAACGCTTTTAAAACATGGGAAATACCAATTTTCATCAACCCAATAATTCAGTATGTGGAGCAGATCTCAAAAGACAGGGccttaattttaaaacatataaacgCTTAAATTTTCCATACAAGACAAAACGTGACGTGTCAGACATATTAAATTATAAGTGAGATAGGTGGCACATCACATCccatatatataaacaatttctttCATATCACTCCACTGACCATATTACCCCAAGTGTCGATTTATGTGTACTAATataatccttttttattttttatttttaccccTGTGACTTTTCTAGAAATCAGCGGATTTTGAATTTTAACACATATTTaaaggtattttcaaatttaccatatcttttaaaaatttaattaaaatctgTTTTTCAAAGAGACCATTtctattaaatttcaaaattatctttaaaaaataatttccgtATTTAAACTGAtgttttcattgatattttaaaaaatatggaatgttaaaaaataatttaaataaaatataaaatatgataattctAAAGATTATTGAATATTGTTCTAAAATCTTGGAAATCTTAGGATAAGACTAGAAATCTGTTCAACCTTCTTTGgcaactaatttttaaaatggttctaaaaaaataatttttaagaataattttttaaaacggtttttttatattttatagaacaaaagtctgtttaaaaatttaaaatatttttaatatatttttaatatttgtaaatatgttttaaaaataattttatattaggagttttatttttaatcattcctttttataattattttttaaaatagctttaaaaaataaattaaaataactgaaaacaactaaaatatgttatctgaaaacatctattttctattttctatttttgaaaacataaaacaaaaaatagtttttaaattgttacatgtgttttttttattttttttattttgaaaacaaaaagctattctcgaaatcaattttcaaatagaccTTTGGTCACTTCCTTGTCTTCATTTTGACTCTCTTAAtgctcaaaaaattaaaaatgcatttatccattttttattaatttcaaatacaaGTCGACAAGccgtattttcaaaataaaacttcactataaaataaaaagtcatatttttaaaatataattgcaACCTAAGTAAAAAAAGAACTTATACGCCTAGATGACATTAAAGGagttataatttgaaaataaatttgaagaaatctTCGTTTCAATTATGGAATCAGCCACTTGGTTTGTTGAATGGAATTATGGAACTCAACTTCTGAATCAATCAGACGGCTGATGACTTCACATTTCAATTATTAGGCCTGGAATTCTTCCAAGAAGACGCATGCTTCGTTTGAATATACTTAGAGTGTCTtccatattataatttttttttcatgaaaaatgttaaattaccTTAATGATACTTGATttcgaaaaataaaaacaactaagaTATAAGAATATAAACAAATAGAATTAAGATGTAAACAATGAGACCCGAGAAAAAATACATGACATCATCTAATTGATGATAATTTTTCAATAGGTATCGAAAACATGCACTTTGATATTATGATCAAACCTTTTTTTGTTGCTCAAATTGgtgatttagaaaatatttataattttttgttactattttatttacttaGATTTATTGATTTGTATTTGTCTCATTAAATAtggtaacaataataatttataagattaaaaatgataataataagaatttaaTGCCTTTAATTGTAtcacaaatttaatattttagtttttaaaattagtttatattatttaagaaatttatgaGAGACGTATAAGTGATAATTTCTAATATGATATGTG is drawn from Vitis riparia cultivar Riparia Gloire de Montpellier isolate 1030 chromosome 18, EGFV_Vit.rip_1.0, whole genome shotgun sequence and contains these coding sequences:
- the LOC117907376 gene encoding cytochrome P450 71A1-like; this translates as MTLLLFVILAFPLLLLFLHRKHRKNGGLLHLPPGPPGLPFIGNLHQMDNSAPHRYLWQLSKKYGPLMSLRLGFVPTIVVSSARIAKEVMKTHDLEFASRPSLIGPRRLSYNCLDLAFSPNNDYWREMRRICVFHLFTLKRVKSYTPIREYEVSQMIEKFSKLASASKLINLSEALMFLTSTIICRVAFGKRYEGEGCERIRFHGLLNDAQAMLGSFFFSDHFPLMGWLDKLTGLTARLEKTFREMDLFYQEMIEEHLKPDRKKQELEDITDVLIGLRKDNDFAIDITWDHIKGVLMNIFLGGTDTGAATVTWAMTALMKNPRVMKKAQEEVRNTFGKNGLIGEDDVEKLPYLKAVVKETMRLLPSVPLLVPRETLQKCSIDGYEIPPKTLVFVNAWAIGRDPEAWENPEEFIPERFLGSSVDFRGQQYKLIPFGAGRRICPGLHIGVVTVELTLANLLHSFDWEMPPGMNKEDIDTDVKPGITMHKKNALCLVAKKYN